The Paracholeplasma brassicae genome includes the window GACTTGATACATCGCTAAGAAGATTGGCATCTGTAAAAATGGCATCAAACACCCAAAGAAATTGATGCCGTATTTTTTATATACCGCCATTAATTCCATTTGCATTTTTTGTTGAGATTCTGGATCTTTTCTTGTTGCGTATTTTGCCTGAATACGATTCATTTCAGGCTGAGCTACAGCCATTTTGATGCTTAAGTCATTACTTTTAGCATAAATTGGCCATGCAATTGTACGTACAATGATTGTTGTAATGATAATACCGATCGCAAAGCTATTATTAAATAACCCTGAGAAAAATTGCATCACCCAAGCAACAGGCAATACTAAGATTCGTTCAAAGAATCCGATATCGCCAGATTTGATTGGTGCTGTTACATCACCACTACATCCAGATAAGACAACGAGTAATCCAATCATAACAAAAAGAGTAAATACTTTTTTATAATTTTTCATTCTGTTGCTCCATCTTTTTTATTTTATTAATTTTTCTTTGAATACTGCTTTTCATTTCATCAAACTTGAGACCGTTGGCCTCTTTTTTTACAACAATTATATAATCAAA containing:
- a CDS encoding YidC/Oxa1 family membrane protein insertase yields the protein MKNYKKVFTLFVMIGLLVVLSGCSGDVTAPIKSGDIGFFERILVLPVAWVMQFFSGLFNNSFAIGIIITTIIVRTIAWPIYAKSNDLSIKMAVAQPEMNRIQAKYATRKDPESQQKMQMELMAVYKKYGINFFGCLMPFLQMPIFLAMYQVVQRIWIEGGMYADKVQNMKFLGIDLAKSGNFGLILGQDGDIAGWILAIIVAGTMFFLNHLAQKKPSYAKNTAAHGPQSAQAEQSAKMMKYMQYFMVIMMFSISLGSNSLALYWVVGNLYSIGQNMINRVINERKYYAMKNKDLVG